In the genome of Dermacentor silvarum isolate Dsil-2018 chromosome 1, BIME_Dsil_1.4, whole genome shotgun sequence, one region contains:
- the LOC125943287 gene encoding uncharacterized protein LOC125943287 — protein MSSIGAASAAQQGRGTRNFGSEDPDYQVLLPQLPTGRIVLNTLFLHADVRARPYRVEHFRDALASLGVLPDVIALGAYQMSHVWAVTFKSDEGVKRLASAKEVKVNEHRCIVVDPANQAVRLKLHWMLHNVTDEDIRTALSPYGKVMDVFREKWRVHGVQDKASSTRAVSLVLKTGMTVEDLPHQLRVAGEQALVVVPGRAPLCLKCRNTSHIRRDCRVPRCAVFRRYGHDETECVKTYASVTGPAPREDVADLLMDEADVDESFHVQVLPADTFATPTEQAYIASKVATVVTTEQKAAVQTSDGKGKEETAIELASAGASTAEHGPATAMMDVADTSASSAATKRARDVTSGQEEEFDNETKDEPPQKTQVSRRASIRPKPNIPPDRRTAAEPPT, from the coding sequence ATGAGCTCcataggagcggcttcagcggcccagcagGGCCGCGGTACCAGGAATTTTGGCTCAGAAGACCCGGACTATCAAGTTTTGCTGCCTCAACTGCCTACAGGTCGGATTGTTTTAAATACATTGTTTTTACATGCTGATGTGCGTGCCAGGCCGTATCGGGTGGAGCACTTCCGCGACGCACTAGCTAGCTTAGGCGTACTGCCGGATGTTATCGCCCTAGGGGCGTATCAAATGAGCCACGTTTGGGCAGTGACTTTCAAGAGTGATGAAGGTGTCAAAAGGCTTGCAAGCGCCAAGGAAGTAAAAGTGAATGAACATCGGTGCATCGTTGTTGATCCAGCAAACCAGGCCGTGCGGCTGAAGCTGCATTGGATGTTACACAACGTGACGGACGAGGACATACGCACCGCCCTTTCACCGTACGGAAAGGTCATGGACGTCTTCCGGGAGAAATGGCGTGTCCACGGAGTGCAAGATAAAGCATCCTCAACGCGTGCGGTGTCGTTGGTTTTGAAGACGGGTATGaccgtggaagacctgcctcatcAACTTCGTGTCGCTGGTGAGCAGGCCTTAGTTGTTGTACCAGGCAGAGCACCACTTTGCCTGAAATGCCGAAACACCAGTCATATTCGGCGTGACTGTCGCGTCCCGAGATGTGCCGTTTTCCGGCGCTACGGCCATGATGAGACGGAGTGTGTTAAGACCTACGCGTCCGTAACGGGACCGGCGCCTCGGGAGGACGTGGCTGACCTGTTAATGGATGAAGCAGACGTGGATGAGTCTTTCCATGTGCAAGTACTGCCGGCCGACACATTTGCGACGCCCACTGAGCAGGCTTACATAGCCTCGAAGGTGGCAACTGTAGTAACTACTGAACAGAAAGCTGCAGTGCAGAcaagtgacggaaaaggcaaagaagaaaCGGCCATAGAACTCGCCTCTGCCGGGGCGAGTACAGCAGAGCACGGGCCAGCAACTGCAATGATGGACGTCGCAGACACGAGTGCAAGCAGTGCAGCTACGAAGAGAGCAAGGGACGTAACGAGCGGCCAAGAGGAGGAATTTGACAACGAGACCAAAGACGAACCGCCGCAGAAAACCCAGGTGAGTCGTCGGGCGTCCATTCGCCCGAAACCGAACATCCCACCGGACAGACGGACGGCGGCAGAACCGCCTACCTAG